A section of the Pseudomonas sp. Q1-7 genome encodes:
- a CDS encoding TetR family transcriptional regulator gives MARRTKEEAEETRVQILDATERVFHEKGVSRASLAEIAAAAGVSRGAIYWHFENKTDLFQAMLERIHMPIEELARASESEDEPDPLGRMRQLMVRLLKRVELDPQSRRVHEILRHKVEYTAELGDLLQKMRDLGAECDLRIAKALRNTVSRGQLPADLDCRRAAISVHAYLEGIQTNWLLVPEGYSLAAEAEQLVDSLIDMLRFSPALRVRT, from the coding sequence ATGGCCAGACGTACCAAAGAGGAAGCTGAAGAAACCCGCGTGCAGATACTCGACGCCACCGAGCGGGTGTTCCACGAAAAGGGCGTTTCCCGCGCCTCCCTCGCGGAGATCGCCGCCGCCGCCGGGGTGAGCCGGGGCGCGATCTACTGGCATTTCGAGAACAAGACCGACCTGTTCCAGGCCATGCTGGAACGCATCCATATGCCGATCGAAGAGCTGGCCCGCGCCAGCGAGAGCGAGGACGAGCCCGACCCGCTCGGGCGCATGCGCCAACTCATGGTGCGTCTGCTCAAGCGTGTGGAGCTGGACCCGCAGAGCCGGCGCGTCCACGAGATTCTCCGGCATAAGGTGGAGTACACCGCCGAGCTGGGCGACCTCCTGCAGAAAATGCGCGACCTGGGCGCCGAGTGCGACCTGCGCATCGCCAAGGCGCTGCGCAACACGGTGAGTCGTGGCCAGTTGCCGGCCGACCTGGACTGCCGCCGCGCCGCGATCAGCGTGCATGCCTATCTGGAAGGCATTCAGACCAACTGGCTGCTGGTGCCGGAGGGCTATTCCCTGGCGGCGGAGGCCGAGCAACTGGTGGATAGCCTGATCGACATGCTTCGCTTCAGCCCGGCACTGCGCGTCCGGACATGA